A single genomic interval of Oncorhynchus gorbuscha isolate QuinsamMale2020 ecotype Even-year linkage group LG25, OgorEven_v1.0, whole genome shotgun sequence harbors:
- the LOC124014262 gene encoding transcriptional-regulating factor 1-like: MATPQALATSTARRQCSLRDMFTRTMSRIQVTIVVKLRYNQTSSLPHPFTYPLFHPSPPSGLPQHGAAPLVVFRGIPFLSPLQSRRGGGGQRGVERIGRGLHYTPRPMLNPQRRGTGLLSSLIPPSAGERGMGRMTEEEKGYVLLPCINVGRGFQAELPCCREREEGSGAWPEESSSNEKLLWKPWEELQRSSVIQKEVEAVLSLCNSSCLPGGGSNTELALHCLYLCHGDALATLERLFSSNPSTAVDYHYAGSDVWQQTERSLFSKALTTHGKDFSLIQQMVQTKCVSQCVEFYYLSRKLPDKQRKQREQEGGTEEQTSVVSLPKPMEQVVPAPSLATSFPCKQCGKMFYKIKSRNAHMKIHRQQQDDWRHPPGLVINLAQNVTPNLGTNLPQLQASGRAYLPGPINNNNHHTGGAHTTIITNNNISDPNIPNTNSMTNSNSVSVIDSTPNQRGHAPLLSVQQSWDFFQFNYNPAAGF, from the exons ATGGCAACCCCTCAAGCGCTGGCCACGTCTACTGCCAGGAGGCAGTGTTCACTCAGAGACATGTTCACCAGGACAATGAGCAGAATACAG GTCACTATAGTTGTCAAACTCCGGTACAATCAAACGTCGTCTCTGCCTCACCCCTTCACCTATCCTCTCTTCCATCCCAGCCCCCCCAGTGGACTGCCACAGCATGGAGCAGCACCCCTAGTGGTGTTTAGAGGTATCCCCTTCCTTAGTCCGCTCCAGTctcgtagaggaggaggagggcagaggggagTGGAGCGGATTGGGAGAGGGCTCCACTACACCCCTCGACCTATGCTGAATCCCCAACGCAGGGGAACggggctcctctcctccctcatcccacCTTCAGCTGGGGAACGAGGGATGGGAAGGATGACTGAAGAGGAGAAGGGATATGTTTTACTTCC gtgtatCAACGTGGGTCGAGGGTTCCAGGCTGAGCTGCCATGTTgtcgagagagggaggaggggtcagGGGCGTGGCCAGAAGAATCATCATCCAATGAAAAGTTGCTCTGGAAACCATGGGAGGAGCTTCAGAGGAGTTCTGTAATTCAGAAAGAAG TGGAGGCGGTGTTGTCGTTGTGTAATTCTAGCTGTCTACCAGGAGGGGGCAGCAACACAGAACTGGCTCTAcactgtctctacctctgtcatGGAGATGCACTG gccACGTTGGAGAGATTGTTCTCCTCGAACCCATCAACAGCAGTAGACTACCATTACGCTG gtAGTGATGTGTGGCAGCAGACTGAGAGGTCTCTGTTCAGTAAAGCGTTGACGACCCACGGCAAAGACTTCTCTCTCATCCAACAAATG gtgcAGACtaagtgtgtgtctcagtgtgtggagTTCTACTATCTCTCCAGGAAACTTCCtgacaaacagagaaaacagagggagcAGGAAGGAGGGACGGAGGAACAGACGAGT GTGGTGTCCCTCCCTAAACCTATGGAACAGGTGGTACCAGCCCCGTCATTGGCTACCAGCTTCCCCTGTAAGCAGTGTGGAAA GATGTTCTATAAGATAAAGAGTCGTAACGCCCATATGAAGATCCATAGGCAGCAGCAGGATGACTGGAGACACCCCCCAGGCCTCGTCATCAACCTAGCCCAGAACGTCACCCCCAACCTGGGAACCAATCTACCCCAGCTCCAGGCTTCAGGTCGGGCCTACCTCCCAGGtcccatcaacaacaacaaccaccacactgGTGGCGCtcacaccaccatcatcaccaacaacaACATCAGTGATCCAAACATTCCAAACACCAATTCCATGACCAATAGCAACAGTGTCAGTGTCATCGACTCCACCCCTAATCAGAGAGGACacgcccccctcctctctgtccagcAATCGTGGGACTTTTTTCAGTTTAACTATAATCCTGCTGCAGGGTTCTAA